A stretch of Lepisosteus oculatus isolate fLepOcu1 chromosome 11, fLepOcu1.hap2, whole genome shotgun sequence DNA encodes these proteins:
- the timm29 gene encoding mitochondrial import inner membrane translocase subunit Tim29 — MAAAWVLRRWCSSAARAAEEQSGATRIKGSLWNRARDSRIGLWLSSLLGDYREACRDVIVGLRERPLKAAAYLSLLGGVWGCYHRNPGPASFESCLLEASNTLLLLSPWIRSGTADAHVQGLVWLRNEGRLRCLNLGVATLAYSAPFDPDSSLYEARCPHLRPRWLELPERLLDVGFLGRWWVLERHMRDCDINEEEFRHLPSHLRSLSPSALRSEVNEQLHRDSQHPVTLSQADIAQAELQDLEEAKGSSRGQGLQPPL; from the exons ATGGCCGCCGCGTGGGTTTTACGCAGGTGGTGTTCGAGCGCTGCTCGTGCCGCTGAGGAGCAAAGCGGAGCAACACGAATCAAGGGATCGCTGTGGAACAGAGCGCGGGACAGTCGCATAG GGCTCTGGCTCAGCAGTCTCCTTGGCGATTACCGGGAGGCCTGTCGTGATGTCATTGTGGGCCTGCGGGAGCGGCCACTCAAAGCTGCTGCCTACCTCTCCCTGCTGGGCGGAGTCTGGGGCTGTTACCATAGAAACCCCGGCCCCGCCTCCTTTGAGAGCTGCCTCTTGGAGGCCTCCAACACGCTACTGCTCCTGTCGCCGTGGATACGGAGCGGCACAGCGGATGCCCACGTGCAGGGGCTGGTCTGGCTGCGGAACGAGGGGCGCCTGCGCTGCCTGAACCTGGGCGTGGCCACGCTGGCGTACAGCGCGCCCTTCGACCCCGACAGCAGCCTGTACGAGGCACGCTGCCCTCACCTGCGGCCCCGCTGGCTGGAGCTGCCCGAGCGGCTGCTGGACGTGGGCTTTCTGGGCCGCTGGTGGGTGCTGGAGAGGCACATGAGGGACTGTGATATCAATGAAGAGGAGTTCCGGCACCTGCCTTCACACCTGCGCTCCCTGTCCCCCTCCGCCCTGCGCTCCGAGGTCAACGAGCAGCTGCACAGGGACTCCCAGCACCCCGTCACGCTCAGCCAGGCTGACATCGCCCAAGCCGAGCTCCAGGATCTGGAGGAGGCGAAGGGGAGCAGCAGGGGGCAGGGGCTCCAGCCGCCCCTGTGA
- the yipf2 gene encoding protein YIPF2, with the protein MAAPDDLKFQEFEEAAELLSADPGASTYPIPAHPAEGGAVRLDLSEDEEGAEEKSELLSGERTTASFWTFEYYQSFFNVDTLQVLDRIKGSVLPFPGRSFVKHHLRSNPDLYGPFWICATLVFSMAVSGNLYTFLAKMGDPQYHYRPQFHKVSIAGVAVFCYAWLVPLCVWGFLQWRRGSEHQVVGYSFLETVCVYGYSLSIYIPTSVLWIIPVQWLQWLLILVAVAISGSVLVLTFWPVVRDDTKVTAVATVIAIVLLHALLAIGCKLYFFQTAERTWSPTTPAATPTGNHSTLLTRTAVTH; encoded by the exons ATGGCGGCTCCTGATGATCTCAAGTTTCAAG AGTTTGAAGAGGCTGCTGAGCTATTGTCAGCTGACCCAGGGGCCTCAACCTACCCAATCCCAGCACATCCGGCTGAGGGAGGAGCTGTGAGGCTTGACCTATcggaggatgaggagggagcAGAGGAAAAGTCTGAG TTGCTGAGTGGAGAGAGAACGACAGCAAGCTTTTGGACCTTTGAGTATTACCAGTCCTTCTTCAACGTTGACACACTGCAG GTGCTGGACAGGATAAAGGGCTCAGTGCTGCCGTTTCCTGGCCGGAGCTTCGTGAAGCACCATCTCCGTAGCAATCCAGACCTGTACG GGCCATTCTGGATCTGCGCAACACTGGTCTTCTCTATGGCCGTCAGTGGGAACCTCTACACCTTCCTGGCCAAGATGGGAGACCCCCAGTATCACTACAGGCCCCAGTTCCACAAAG tgtcgaTAGCAGGGGTGGCCGTGTTCTGCTATGCCTGGCTGGTCCCGCTGTGTGTCTGGGGGTTCCTGCAGTGGCGCCGTGGGTCGGAGCACCAGGTCGTCGGGTATTCCTTTCTGGAGACGGTCTGCGTGTACGGATATTCCCTGTCCATCTACATCCCCACCTCG GTTCTCTGGATTATTCCGGTGCAGTGGTTGCAGTGGCTGCTTATCCTGGTTGCCGTGGCAATCTCGGGTTCGGTGCTGGTTCTCACGTTCTGGCCAGTGGTCCGCGACGACACCAAGGTCACTGCCGTTGCCACGGTGATCGCCATCGTCCTCCTGCACGCGCTGCTCGCCATTGGCTGCAAG CTTTACTTCTTCCAGACCGCCGAGCGCACGTGGAGCCCCACCACACCGGCGGCCACCCCCACAGGGAACCACAGCACCCTGCTGACCCGCACAGCTGTGACACACTGA